A single window of Brevundimonas vitisensis DNA harbors:
- a CDS encoding chemotaxis protein CheE, which produces MSVVTWTPRKSRLSQLVDSPGGVSVGAALAAAREHLAALEPRSLEIVADHVAKLKALAPPAAEIEIASRLEAAYQAASGVIDAAGPFERRDLCAAATSLCDVIDATPSDTTIDWRIIRVHARALELMLILPSDAVVEREKVLNGLAEVRARKVQSGG; this is translated from the coding sequence ATGAGTGTCGTCACATGGACGCCGCGGAAGTCGCGCCTGTCGCAACTGGTCGATTCCCCCGGGGGTGTCAGCGTAGGTGCCGCCCTGGCTGCCGCCCGGGAACATCTGGCTGCCCTGGAACCGCGCAGCCTGGAAATCGTCGCAGACCACGTCGCCAAGCTGAAGGCGCTGGCACCGCCTGCCGCCGAGATCGAGATCGCGTCGCGCCTGGAGGCGGCCTATCAGGCTGCATCCGGCGTGATCGATGCGGCGGGGCCTTTCGAGCGGCGCGACCTGTGCGCGGCCGCCACCAGCCTGTGTGACGTCATCGATGCCACGCCGTCCGACACCACCATCGACTGGCGCATCATCCGGGTGCACGCCCGCGCGCTGGAACTGATGCTCATCCTGCCTTCCGATGCCGTGGTTGAGCGGGAGAAGGTGCTGAACGGCCTGGCGGAGGTGCGTGCCCGCAAGGTTCAGTCGGGCGGCTGA
- a CDS encoding response regulator: MAGVGEALRDSAIFNLSSAVTMVIDDSSFALELTTQALLGFGIKVKYACHSAEEAIEILRDSDVDLIVVDADMPGMSGFDLVRWLRRSNLDPNAFAPVILMAAHVRRKHLNQARDCGANFLVTKPFSATTLLERVVWVARDQRPFLGVGDYFGPDRRFREGDRRDGEERRADYIRRAEFEAEKAAQPASEETR, encoded by the coding sequence ATGGCGGGTGTCGGCGAGGCGCTGCGCGACAGCGCCATTTTCAACCTGAGCTCTGCGGTGACCATGGTCATCGACGACTCGAGTTTTGCGCTCGAACTGACGACCCAGGCCCTGTTGGGTTTTGGCATCAAGGTGAAGTACGCCTGTCATTCCGCCGAAGAAGCCATCGAAATCCTGAGGGATTCTGATGTCGACCTGATTGTGGTCGATGCGGATATGCCGGGCATGAGCGGGTTCGATCTCGTGCGCTGGCTGCGGCGTTCCAATCTGGATCCGAACGCCTTTGCGCCGGTCATACTGATGGCCGCCCATGTCCGCCGAAAGCATTTGAACCAGGCGCGCGACTGCGGGGCCAACTTCCTGGTCACCAAGCCGTTCAGCGCCACGACCCTGCTGGAACGTGTTGTCTGGGTGGCGCGAGACCAGCGGCCATTCCTGGGTGTCGGCGACTATTTTGGGCCAGATCGTCGTTTCCGCGAGGGCGACCGGCGCGACGGCGAGGAACGCCGGGCCGATTATATCCGCAGAGCCGAGTTCGAGGCTGAAAAGGCGGCACAGCCGGCTTCGGAGGAAACGCGATGA